In a single window of the Maniola jurtina chromosome 4, ilManJurt1.1, whole genome shotgun sequence genome:
- the LOC123881297 gene encoding nuclear hormone receptor FTZ-F1 beta isoform X1: MMSSEGEPVKVEGGHVSVTTISMSGPETSNGRFSYSSSGVRISVSSEPHDEDSTDAEISKIDFTQHQYEVNMRNKKKRSSSGQCDQAAEQERPMSWEGELSDSEMVIDTSVNNDENSSSLDLQSSRDSIDTLRNVTIKTEPLKTEAFQSLDDQRVLDLKYTVPLQSHQRSLSMNRISVLTDNASLTLARRPSSPTSSAKSALSDQYETPLPHNPEVQNLTIKKEMLSELKCEPSVGMDKLLGLHGSPLLGRLPRVQSSASTDSAVHSMYTHSVYSSPSASPRPSRHYTPSLSRNNSDASHSSCYSYSSEFSPTHSPVQSRHPHVVYREAAVFPASPAHDDDTDTTDDRLHHHQGISRQQLINSPCPICGDKISGFHYGIFSCESCKGFFKRTVQNRKNYMCLRGGNCPVTVATRKKCPACRFDKCLGCGMKLEAIREDRTRGGRSTYQCSYTLSGAASTGSLLSAHAPTTLRHASSLTCVNGPGSYSSRGESSNSRLTPDIPPLLQEIMDVEHLWQYNESELSRMSKSTGSPSANPLLAASGITAQNSSADFLADLCNIADHRLYKIVKWCKSLPLFKNISIDDQICLLINSWCELLVLSCCYRGVSTPGEVRVGGGRGITLHQSAKYGLTPCIERMLSFTDHLRRLRVDRYEYVALKVIVLLTSDAPELREAEKVRASQEKALAALQAYTAAHSPDTPAKFGELLLRIPELQRTCQFFMQVGKEMLNPANKGKDGEGPSFNLLMELLRGDH, from the exons ATGATGTCGAGCGAGGGGGAGCCCGTCAAAGTCGAGGGGGGGCATGTCTCCGTCACAACCATCAGCATGTCGGGTCCAGAGACGAGCAATG GCCGTTTCTCGTACAGCTCGAGTGGTGTACGCATCAGCGTGTCTTCCGAGCCACACGATGAAGACTCCACAGATGCCGAAATCTCCAAAATCGATTTTACACAGCACCAATACGAG GTAAACATGCGCAACAAAAAGAAGCGCTCGTCCAGTGGGCAGTGCGACCAGGCGGCGGAGCAGGAACGCCCCATGTCCTGGGAAGGAGAGCTGTCCGACTCCGAAATGGTCATAGACACTAGTGTTAACAATG ATGAAAACAGCAGCTCCCTCGACCTGCAATCGTCGCGCGACTCCATAGACACGCTCCGCAATGTGACCATCAAGACTGAACCCCTCAAAACGGAAGCCTTCCAGAGCTTGGACGACCAGCGCGTTCTAGACCTCAAGTACACAGTGCCTCTGCAGTCGCATCAACGGAGTCTTAGTATGAACAGG atatCAGTGTTAACAGACAACGCGTCGCTTACTCTAGCCAGGCGGCCATCTTCTCCCACAAGTAGTGCCAAATCTGCTCTCTCCGACCAGTACGAGACGCCTCTACCACACAATCCAGAAGTTCAGAACTTGACCATCAAGAAAGAGATGCTATCAG AGTTGAAATGTGAGCCATCAGTGGGCATGGACAAGTTGCTGGGCCTGCACGGGTCTCCATTGTTGGGGCGGCTTCCGCGAGTGCAGTCCAGCGCTAGCACTGACTCCGCCGTACATTCTATGTACACGCATAG TGTGTACAGCAGTCCGTCGGCCAGCCCGCGTCCGTCGCGGCACTACACGCCGTCTCTGTCGCGCAACAACAGCGACGCCTCCCACTCGTCGTGTTACTCCTACAGCTCCGAGTTCTCGCCCACACATTCCCCAGTGCAG AGCCGGCATCCGCACGTGGTATACCGAGAGGCAGCCGTGTTCCCGGCGTCGCCCGCGCACGATGACGACACTGACACGACTGACGATCGACTCCATCATCACCAGGGTATCAGCAGGCAGCAGCTCATCAACAG TCCGTGCCCAATCTGCGGTGACAAGATAAGCGGTTTCCACTACGGCATCTTCTCATGCGAGTCGTGTAAAGGTTTCTTCAAGCGAACGGTGCAGAATCGCAAGAACTACATGTGTCTTCGAGGCGGCAACTGTCCAGTTACCGTGGCCACTAGGAAAAAGTGCCCCGCTTGCCGATTTGACAAGTGTCTGGGATGTGGGATGAAACTTGAAG CAATAAGAGAAGACAGGACTCGCGGAGGTCGCTCAACGTATCAGTGTTCATACACGCTCTCGGGCGCCGCCTCTACGGGCTCCTTACTCTCTGCGCACGCGCCGACCACGCTCCGGCACGCATCCAGCCTCACTTGC gtAAATGGCCCTGGGTCGTACAGCAGTCGAGGGGAATCAAGCAACAGCCGACTTACGCCTGACATACCCCCATTATTGCAG gaaaTAATGGATGTGGAACATTTATGGCAATACAACGAGTCGGAACTCAGTCGCATGAGCAAGTCCACCGGCAGCCCGTCCGCCAACCCGCTGCTGGCAGCCAGTGGCATCACCGCGCAGAACTCTAGTGCGGACTTCCTCGCCGACCTGTGCAACATCGCCGATCACCGCCTCTACAAGATCGTCAAATGGTGCAAGAGTCTGCCGCTCTTCAAGAACATATCG ATCGACGACCAGATCTGTCTCCTGATCAACAGCTGGTGCGAGCTGCTGGTGCTGTCGTGCTGCTACCGCGGGGTCAGCACGCCGGGGGAGGTGCGCGTTGGTGGCGGTCGTGGCATCACCCTGCACCAAAGTGCCAA ataTGGTCTGACGCCATGTATAGAACGAATGCTCAGCTTCACGGACCATTTGAGGAGGCTACGGGTTGACCGATACGAATATGTTGCGCTCAAGGTCATCGTACTGCTCACTTCAG ATGCTCCAGAACTTCGTGAAGCGGAAAAAGTGCGTGCGTCTCAAGAAAAAGCGCTTGCGGCGCTTCAAGCGTACACGGCGGCGCACTCGCCCGACACGCCTGCAAAGTTCGGAGAGCTTTTGCTGCGTATTCCCGAACTGCAACGAACTTGCCAG TTCTTCATGCAAGTCGGCAAAGAAATGCTCAATCCTGCCAACAAGGGCAAAGACGGGGAGGGGCCCAGTTTCAACCTCTTAATGGAGCTGCTCCGAGGCGACCACTGA
- the LOC123881297 gene encoding nuclear hormone receptor FTZ-F1 beta isoform X2: protein MVIDTSVNNDENSSSLDLQSSRDSIDTLRNVTIKTEPLKTEAFQSLDDQRVLDLKYTVPLQSHQRSLSMNRISVLTDNASLTLARRPSSPTSSAKSALSDQYETPLPHNPEVQNLTIKKEMLSELKCEPSVGMDKLLGLHGSPLLGRLPRVQSSASTDSAVHSMYTHSVYSSPSASPRPSRHYTPSLSRNNSDASHSSCYSYSSEFSPTHSPVQSRHPHVVYREAAVFPASPAHDDDTDTTDDRLHHHQGISRQQLINSPCPICGDKISGFHYGIFSCESCKGFFKRTVQNRKNYMCLRGGNCPVTVATRKKCPACRFDKCLGCGMKLEAIREDRTRGGRSTYQCSYTLSGAASTGSLLSAHAPTTLRHASSLTCVNGPGSYSSRGESSNSRLTPDIPPLLQEIMDVEHLWQYNESELSRMSKSTGSPSANPLLAASGITAQNSSADFLADLCNIADHRLYKIVKWCKSLPLFKNISIDDQICLLINSWCELLVLSCCYRGVSTPGEVRVGGGRGITLHQSAKYGLTPCIERMLSFTDHLRRLRVDRYEYVALKVIVLLTSDAPELREAEKVRASQEKALAALQAYTAAHSPDTPAKFGELLLRIPELQRTCQFFMQVGKEMLNPANKGKDGEGPSFNLLMELLRGDH from the exons ATGGTCATAGACACTAGTGTTAACAATG ATGAAAACAGCAGCTCCCTCGACCTGCAATCGTCGCGCGACTCCATAGACACGCTCCGCAATGTGACCATCAAGACTGAACCCCTCAAAACGGAAGCCTTCCAGAGCTTGGACGACCAGCGCGTTCTAGACCTCAAGTACACAGTGCCTCTGCAGTCGCATCAACGGAGTCTTAGTATGAACAGG atatCAGTGTTAACAGACAACGCGTCGCTTACTCTAGCCAGGCGGCCATCTTCTCCCACAAGTAGTGCCAAATCTGCTCTCTCCGACCAGTACGAGACGCCTCTACCACACAATCCAGAAGTTCAGAACTTGACCATCAAGAAAGAGATGCTATCAG AGTTGAAATGTGAGCCATCAGTGGGCATGGACAAGTTGCTGGGCCTGCACGGGTCTCCATTGTTGGGGCGGCTTCCGCGAGTGCAGTCCAGCGCTAGCACTGACTCCGCCGTACATTCTATGTACACGCATAG TGTGTACAGCAGTCCGTCGGCCAGCCCGCGTCCGTCGCGGCACTACACGCCGTCTCTGTCGCGCAACAACAGCGACGCCTCCCACTCGTCGTGTTACTCCTACAGCTCCGAGTTCTCGCCCACACATTCCCCAGTGCAG AGCCGGCATCCGCACGTGGTATACCGAGAGGCAGCCGTGTTCCCGGCGTCGCCCGCGCACGATGACGACACTGACACGACTGACGATCGACTCCATCATCACCAGGGTATCAGCAGGCAGCAGCTCATCAACAG TCCGTGCCCAATCTGCGGTGACAAGATAAGCGGTTTCCACTACGGCATCTTCTCATGCGAGTCGTGTAAAGGTTTCTTCAAGCGAACGGTGCAGAATCGCAAGAACTACATGTGTCTTCGAGGCGGCAACTGTCCAGTTACCGTGGCCACTAGGAAAAAGTGCCCCGCTTGCCGATTTGACAAGTGTCTGGGATGTGGGATGAAACTTGAAG CAATAAGAGAAGACAGGACTCGCGGAGGTCGCTCAACGTATCAGTGTTCATACACGCTCTCGGGCGCCGCCTCTACGGGCTCCTTACTCTCTGCGCACGCGCCGACCACGCTCCGGCACGCATCCAGCCTCACTTGC gtAAATGGCCCTGGGTCGTACAGCAGTCGAGGGGAATCAAGCAACAGCCGACTTACGCCTGACATACCCCCATTATTGCAG gaaaTAATGGATGTGGAACATTTATGGCAATACAACGAGTCGGAACTCAGTCGCATGAGCAAGTCCACCGGCAGCCCGTCCGCCAACCCGCTGCTGGCAGCCAGTGGCATCACCGCGCAGAACTCTAGTGCGGACTTCCTCGCCGACCTGTGCAACATCGCCGATCACCGCCTCTACAAGATCGTCAAATGGTGCAAGAGTCTGCCGCTCTTCAAGAACATATCG ATCGACGACCAGATCTGTCTCCTGATCAACAGCTGGTGCGAGCTGCTGGTGCTGTCGTGCTGCTACCGCGGGGTCAGCACGCCGGGGGAGGTGCGCGTTGGTGGCGGTCGTGGCATCACCCTGCACCAAAGTGCCAA ataTGGTCTGACGCCATGTATAGAACGAATGCTCAGCTTCACGGACCATTTGAGGAGGCTACGGGTTGACCGATACGAATATGTTGCGCTCAAGGTCATCGTACTGCTCACTTCAG ATGCTCCAGAACTTCGTGAAGCGGAAAAAGTGCGTGCGTCTCAAGAAAAAGCGCTTGCGGCGCTTCAAGCGTACACGGCGGCGCACTCGCCCGACACGCCTGCAAAGTTCGGAGAGCTTTTGCTGCGTATTCCCGAACTGCAACGAACTTGCCAG TTCTTCATGCAAGTCGGCAAAGAAATGCTCAATCCTGCCAACAAGGGCAAAGACGGGGAGGGGCCCAGTTTCAACCTCTTAATGGAGCTGCTCCGAGGCGACCACTGA
- the LOC123881309 gene encoding seminal metalloprotease 1-like isoform X1 has translation MLQAGVLLCLIGFAISGPPVSKTRSQIQAFREALEKSRTGDGFRLDSRMLANPEANVWENSGKYQGDIVLDDEQIEGLVASFAGVSSRAAYVDPGRRWPGKVMVYEFGHKEFNAAQERAILRAMEWIEHFSCVRFRLRRPYEQNYVLITGRPDGCYASVGYHENAYVHTLNLARAEPGEGCLHNIVIIHEILHNLGFFHMHSAYERYEYVRINWGNIQQGKAHNFYHLQRNQVDLLGLPYEYQSSMHYSTHAFSMNGQPTIVATKNFPGTMGHMQYVTHLDWVRLRRHYNCPGAWDERQIQEVKEEVDRTLPLMMAESPQTEDLNQDVENNERWSSARFPHPGQPGSQYLGEQRQVSG, from the exons ATGTTGCAGGCAGGCGTGCTTCTTTGTCTTATCGGCTTTGCTATCAGCGGCCCCCCCGTGTCGAAGACTAGGAGTCAGATACAAGCATTCAGAGAGGCCTTGGAAAAGAGCAGAACAG GTGATGGATTTCGACTGGATTCCCGCATGCTGGCCAACCCGGAAGCCAATGTTTGGGAGAACAGTGGCAAGTACCAGGGCGACATAGTCCTGGATGACGAGCAGATCGAGGGCTTGGTGGCGAGCTTCGCTGGCGTGAGCAGCAGGGCGGCCTACGTGGACCCCGGCAGGAGGTGGCCTGGAAAAGTTATGGTTTACGAATTCGGGCATAAGGAGTTTA ATGCTGCACAAGAACGAGCTATCTTGAGAGCCATGGAATGGATCGAGCATTTCTCCTGCGTCAGATTCCGTTTGCGACGACCATACGAACAGAACTACGTCTTGATTACT GGAAGGCCCGACGGATGCTACGCGAGTGTCGGCTACCACGAGAATGCCTACGTCCACACCCTCAACCTGGCTCGCGCGGAGCCTGGGGAAGGCTGCCTGCACAACATCGTTATCATCCACGAGATTCTCCACAACCTCGGGTTCTTCCACATGCATTCCGCCTACGAGAGATACGAGTACGTACGCATCAACTGGGGCAACATTCAGCAAG GCAAGGCCCACAACTTCTACCATCTCCAGCGCAATCAAGTCGACCTGTTGGGTCTGCCTTACGAGTACCAGAGCTCCATGCACTACAGCACTCACGCATTCAGCATGAATGGACAACCTACTATCGTTGCtacaaag AATTTCCCAGGAACCATGGGCCATATGCAGTACGTCACACATTTGGACTGGGTGAGGCTTCGCAGACACTACAACTGCCCTGGGGCTTGGGATGAGAGGCAGATCCAGGAGGTAAAGGAAGAAGTGGACCGCACCCTGCCCCTGATGATGGCTGAGTCGCCACAAACAGAAGACCTCAACCAAGACGTCGAGAATAACGA